A genomic region of Microbacterium schleiferi contains the following coding sequences:
- a CDS encoding MMPL family transporter — MAELLYRLGKASARRAWIVIVGWVAVLGLAGGAFAVGFGTLATSFDVPGTASGEVIDELSQQLPDYAGASGQIVLHTEDGEPFTDQQRAEVADLAAGIRDLPHVARVVDPFDAEQQRADREQQLADGRSQIESGRAQLDDGQSQLDAALAQVESGQSQLDAAQQQLDAARQQAEAAGAPAAQIAALDQQQAQLDAQRAQLEAARTDIATKQAELDASREELTANAEQLELGSELLDLSQGIGVVSADGATALLNVAFDVPLLELDATAREGVTDYVADHPIDGVQVAYSSTLAQSLPSLVGIGEIVGVVIAGIVLLVMLGTVVAAGLPLVTALVGVGIAVLASLSLSSVLDMSSVTPVLGIMLGLAVGIDYSLFIINRHRKQLMEGAELRESIGLANGTAGNAVTFAGSTVIIALLALNITGIPFLGLMGTVGAFAVLVAVLIAVTLTPALLSLVKLRVLTRRARARIGTVHHADTSARAMPTWRAVISAVGAIVALLVIAIPALSMRVGLPDGSSEPEDSPAYQAYILTADAFGPGANSTLLVTAALPGDLDETAQLQAQLDVATALSSVDGVVAVAPIAVSDDGTLAAFQVVPTDGPSAASTEQVVRDLRALPPVDGEYALGVAGQAAINIDISENIAGVLPLYISVVVGLSLLIMIVVFRSLLVPLIATGGFILSLFGTYGATVAVFQWGWGAEIFGIHSTGPILSFLPVLLVGILFGLAMDYQLFLSSGMREAYVHGAPARVAVMRGLRAGRAVVTAAGLIMVSVFGGFIFAESTMIRSIGFGLAFGVLLDAFVVRMLLMPALMHLLGRSAWWLPRWLDRILPNVDVEGAKLERAHHAPWADEEDADQAEGATEHALTRRELRERGDL; from the coding sequence ATGGCTGAACTGCTGTACCGGCTCGGCAAAGCCTCCGCCCGCCGCGCGTGGATCGTGATCGTCGGGTGGGTTGCCGTGCTCGGTCTCGCGGGAGGGGCCTTCGCCGTGGGTTTCGGCACCCTCGCCACGAGCTTCGACGTTCCCGGAACAGCATCCGGTGAGGTGATCGACGAGCTCTCGCAGCAGCTGCCCGACTATGCGGGAGCGTCGGGACAGATCGTGTTGCACACCGAGGACGGGGAGCCTTTCACCGACCAGCAGCGCGCGGAGGTCGCCGACCTCGCCGCCGGCATCCGGGACCTGCCGCACGTCGCGCGCGTCGTCGATCCCTTCGATGCCGAGCAGCAGCGCGCCGACCGGGAACAGCAGCTCGCCGATGGACGGTCTCAGATCGAGTCCGGGCGCGCCCAGCTCGATGACGGACAGTCACAGCTGGATGCCGCGCTGGCTCAGGTTGAGAGCGGGCAGAGCCAGCTCGATGCCGCGCAGCAGCAACTCGACGCTGCCCGGCAGCAGGCCGAAGCAGCAGGCGCTCCGGCCGCGCAGATTGCCGCGCTGGACCAGCAGCAGGCCCAGCTGGATGCCCAACGCGCGCAGCTGGAAGCAGCGCGCACCGATATCGCCACCAAGCAGGCCGAGCTCGACGCGAGCCGCGAGGAACTGACGGCGAACGCCGAACAGCTCGAACTCGGTAGCGAACTCCTGGATCTCTCCCAGGGAATCGGTGTGGTGTCGGCAGACGGTGCAACGGCGCTCCTGAACGTCGCCTTCGACGTTCCGCTGCTGGAACTGGATGCCACCGCCAGGGAGGGCGTGACCGACTACGTCGCCGACCACCCGATCGACGGGGTGCAGGTGGCGTACTCGTCGACGCTGGCCCAGTCTCTGCCGAGCCTCGTCGGCATCGGCGAAATCGTGGGCGTCGTCATCGCCGGCATCGTCCTTCTCGTCATGCTCGGCACCGTCGTGGCGGCGGGGCTTCCGCTCGTAACAGCACTGGTGGGTGTCGGGATCGCCGTCCTGGCATCGCTGTCACTGTCGAGTGTCCTGGACATGTCGTCGGTGACCCCGGTGCTCGGGATCATGCTGGGCCTTGCCGTCGGCATCGACTACTCGCTGTTCATCATCAACCGGCACCGCAAGCAGCTCATGGAGGGTGCCGAGCTCCGCGAGTCGATCGGCCTGGCCAACGGCACCGCCGGCAACGCGGTGACGTTCGCGGGATCGACGGTGATCATCGCTCTGCTCGCACTGAACATCACCGGCATCCCCTTCCTCGGCCTCATGGGCACCGTCGGCGCGTTCGCCGTCCTCGTCGCCGTCCTCATCGCCGTCACGTTGACACCTGCCCTCCTGAGTCTGGTGAAGCTGCGCGTCCTCACCCGTCGTGCTCGCGCGCGCATCGGGACCGTGCACCACGCCGACACCAGCGCTCGCGCGATGCCGACGTGGCGGGCCGTGATCTCCGCGGTCGGCGCCATCGTGGCGCTGCTGGTCATCGCGATCCCCGCGCTGTCGATGCGGGTGGGCCTGCCTGACGGCTCGAGCGAGCCGGAGGACTCGCCCGCGTACCAGGCGTACATACTGACCGCCGACGCGTTCGGCCCCGGCGCCAACAGCACCCTCCTGGTCACGGCAGCTTTGCCCGGCGATCTCGATGAGACGGCGCAGTTGCAGGCGCAGCTGGATGTCGCCACGGCGCTCTCAAGCGTCGACGGCGTCGTCGCGGTCGCGCCGATCGCGGTCTCCGACGATGGCACGCTCGCGGCGTTCCAGGTTGTTCCGACCGACGGGCCTAGTGCCGCATCGACCGAACAGGTCGTCCGGGATCTGCGTGCTCTCCCGCCGGTCGACGGCGAGTACGCGCTCGGCGTCGCCGGTCAGGCGGCGATCAACATCGACATCTCCGAGAACATCGCCGGCGTGCTGCCGCTGTACATCAGCGTCGTGGTCGGGCTGTCGCTGCTGATCATGATCGTGGTGTTCCGCTCGCTCCTGGTGCCGCTGATCGCCACGGGCGGGTTCATCCTGTCGCTGTTTGGCACGTATGGCGCGACGGTCGCGGTGTTCCAGTGGGGCTGGGGAGCCGAGATCTTCGGCATCCACAGCACCGGTCCGATCCTCAGCTTCCTGCCGGTGCTCCTGGTCGGCATCCTGTTCGGACTCGCGATGGACTACCAGCTGTTCCTCTCATCCGGCATGCGCGAGGCGTACGTGCACGGCGCACCCGCGCGGGTGGCCGTCATGCGGGGCCTGCGTGCAGGACGTGCGGTGGTGACGGCCGCGGGCCTGATCATGGTGTCGGTGTTCGGCGGGTTCATCTTCGCCGAGTCGACGATGATCCGCTCGATCGGTTTCGGCCTCGCGTTCGGTGTGCTGCTGGATGCCTTCGTCGTGCGGATGCTGCTGATGCCGGCGCTCATGCACCTGCTGGGACGGTCGGCCTGGTGGCTGCCGCGCTGGCTCGACCGCATCCTGCCCAATGTCGACGTGGAGGGCGCAAAACTCGAGCGCGCGCATCACGCGCCGTGGGCAGATGAGGAGGATGCCGACCAGGCCGAGGGCGCGACAGAGCACGCGCTGACGCGGCGCGAGCTGCGAGAGCGCGGCGACCTGTAA
- a CDS encoding LLM class flavin-dependent oxidoreductase, translated as MAQVGARRASPLTLMAEYLPTLRALLAGESVTIDGRYVHLDDVALDWPPTVAVPVFAAAEGPKTLDRAGALADGTVIPSGWSPNRLRDAALRVRAAAGERAETHPVVVYLPTRFADDAPAPEDAATRERASGSVVDVAETVEAFYAAGATTVVLQPHTDEDDLIGFSHRSGEVARMLRIAPTREPRAR; from the coding sequence ATGGCGCAGGTCGGCGCGCGTCGTGCGTCCCCGCTCACACTCATGGCGGAGTATCTGCCGACGCTGCGAGCGCTCCTTGCCGGCGAAAGCGTCACGATCGATGGGCGGTACGTCCACCTGGACGACGTGGCCCTGGACTGGCCGCCGACCGTCGCCGTTCCGGTCTTTGCCGCCGCCGAAGGCCCCAAGACCCTGGACCGTGCCGGGGCACTCGCGGATGGAACGGTCATTCCGTCCGGCTGGAGTCCGAACCGTCTTCGAGACGCTGCGCTGCGTGTGCGCGCGGCAGCGGGAGAGCGCGCCGAGACCCACCCGGTCGTGGTGTACCTGCCGACCCGATTCGCCGACGATGCACCGGCGCCCGAGGATGCTGCCACACGCGAGCGCGCGAGTGGCAGCGTCGTCGACGTGGCCGAGACTGTCGAGGCCTTCTACGCCGCGGGCGCGACCACCGTTGTACTCCAGCCCCACACTGACGAAGACGACCTCATCGGGTTCTCTCATCGCTCGGGCGAGGTCGCCCGGATGCTGCGCATTGCGCCGACCCGAGAACCGCGCGCTCGGTGA
- the menC gene encoding o-succinylbenzoate synthase: protein MPIAHAAAPVTLEGIEVRVLHLPLVSPFTTSFGTETVREVIVVRALTAEGEGWGEIVTQESPLYSSEYTQGAWDVALRFLIPALLDRHTLAPEVVASALEPFVGHRMAKAGLELAVLDAALRAENRPLGEYLGAARDRVPSGVSVGIQRDPAALVDVVAGYLDEGYARIKIKIKPGRDIADTAAVRDAFGDIPLQVDANSAYTLADADTLAELDRFDLLLIEQPLQEDDLVDHATLAARLRTPVCLDESIVSSKAALDALALGSASVINIKAGRVGGYLEAVRIHDLCRNAGVPVWCGGMLETGIGRAANAALAALPGFTLPGDVSASSRFYDRDIVTEPAVLEDGHVRVPTGPGLGVEIDPVALEDMTVACEVLRR, encoded by the coding sequence ATGCCGATCGCCCACGCCGCCGCACCGGTCACCCTCGAGGGAATCGAGGTGCGCGTGCTGCACCTGCCGCTCGTCTCGCCATTTACGACATCCTTCGGCACCGAGACGGTGCGTGAAGTCATCGTCGTCCGTGCGCTGACCGCGGAGGGGGAAGGCTGGGGCGAGATCGTCACCCAGGAATCTCCGCTGTACTCGAGCGAGTACACGCAGGGCGCGTGGGACGTGGCGCTGCGCTTCTTGATCCCCGCTCTCCTGGACCGCCACACCCTCGCCCCCGAAGTGGTCGCCTCGGCTCTCGAGCCCTTCGTCGGGCACCGGATGGCCAAGGCCGGCCTTGAGCTCGCCGTCCTGGATGCCGCACTGCGTGCCGAGAACCGGCCGTTGGGCGAGTACCTCGGCGCAGCCCGTGACCGTGTGCCCTCCGGCGTGAGCGTCGGCATCCAGCGCGACCCCGCCGCCCTCGTCGATGTCGTCGCCGGATACCTCGACGAGGGGTACGCGCGGATCAAGATCAAGATCAAGCCCGGTCGCGACATCGCCGACACCGCCGCCGTCCGGGATGCCTTCGGCGACATCCCGCTGCAGGTCGACGCGAACTCCGCGTACACCCTCGCGGACGCCGACACCCTGGCCGAGCTCGACCGGTTCGACCTGTTGCTGATCGAACAGCCCCTGCAGGAAGACGACCTCGTCGACCACGCGACCCTCGCCGCGCGGCTGCGCACCCCGGTGTGCCTGGACGAGTCGATCGTGTCGTCCAAGGCGGCGCTCGACGCGCTCGCGCTGGGCTCGGCATCCGTCATCAACATCAAGGCCGGGCGCGTCGGCGGCTACCTCGAGGCCGTGCGCATCCACGATCTGTGTCGGAACGCGGGAGTTCCGGTGTGGTGCGGCGGGATGCTCGAGACCGGGATCGGTCGTGCCGCCAACGCCGCCCTCGCCGCGCTCCCCGGTTTCACACTGCCCGGCGATGTGTCGGCATCCTCCCGGTTCTACGATCGCGACATCGTGACCGAGCCTGCCGTCCTCGAGGACGGTCACGTCCGCGTTCCCACCGGCCCGGGATTGGGCGTCGAGATCGATCCGGTCGCGCTGGAGGACATGACCGTCGCCTGCGAGGTTCTCCGGCGGTGA
- a CDS encoding GNAT family N-acetyltransferase, whose amino-acid sequence MTSAESVQLSIRELDTVADVFEASAVLSEVWGGDRTGMPPNLLRALAHSGNYAVGLFEGDRMVGASVAFFAEPAARSMHSHITGVLPGARDQGFGRLLKQHQREWGLRHGIGHVTWTFDPLVSRNAHFNLAVLGARVTEYLVDHYGAMDDGVNRGDESDRLMVSWALAAPPAPTPTDAEVRASVAIPRDIEALRRREPDAAAIERRRVRDALLTHLRAGRRIGGFDERRGYLIADA is encoded by the coding sequence GTGACAAGCGCCGAATCAGTTCAGCTGAGCATCCGTGAACTGGACACCGTCGCCGATGTCTTCGAGGCCTCCGCCGTCCTGTCCGAGGTGTGGGGCGGCGATCGCACCGGCATGCCGCCGAACCTGCTGCGTGCCCTCGCCCACTCCGGCAATTACGCGGTCGGGCTGTTCGAGGGCGATCGCATGGTGGGGGCATCCGTCGCATTCTTCGCCGAACCCGCGGCGCGGTCGATGCACTCCCACATCACGGGGGTCCTGCCGGGTGCGCGGGATCAGGGGTTCGGACGGTTGCTGAAACAGCACCAGCGCGAGTGGGGGCTGCGCCACGGGATCGGGCATGTGACCTGGACCTTCGATCCGCTCGTGTCGCGAAACGCCCACTTCAACCTCGCCGTCCTCGGCGCGCGCGTCACTGAGTACCTCGTGGACCACTACGGCGCGATGGATGACGGCGTGAACCGCGGCGACGAGTCGGACCGGCTGATGGTCTCGTGGGCGTTGGCAGCACCGCCGGCACCCACCCCGACGGATGCCGAGGTCCGGGCCTCCGTCGCGATTCCGCGCGACATCGAAGCGTTGCGGCGTCGGGAACCGGACGCCGCGGCTATCGAGCGCCGCCGCGTTCGCGACGCCTTGCTGACACACCTGAGGGCGGGCCGCCGCATCGGCGGCTTCGACGAGCGACGCGGCTACCTCATCGCCGACGCCTGA
- a CDS encoding alpha/beta fold hydrolase → MSTLRIRGATLDFDVTGDDGPLVVQLHGLMSSRTRDSHLGLDLGRALRGHRILRLDARGHGGSTGTDDPSHYSWENLADDLLAVLDAVAPGEAVHGVGPSMGTGTMLHAALKDPVRFASLTLMVPPTAWGTRRAQAEAYRTNAELIERHGVEAFVKLGSTTPVPPALAEAPESLPAVAESLLPTVLRGAATADLPPKDDLARIDAPTLILAWTGDPTHPLRTATRLNELLPNSRLVVARTPYGVMAWPGLFAEHVITAGVELTPTGSIPVVSESRAS, encoded by the coding sequence GTGAGCACGCTGCGGATTCGAGGCGCCACACTCGACTTCGATGTGACCGGTGACGACGGTCCGTTGGTCGTCCAACTGCACGGCCTCATGTCGAGCCGTACCCGCGACAGTCACCTCGGCCTCGATCTCGGTCGGGCGCTGCGTGGTCACCGCATCCTGCGCCTCGATGCGCGGGGGCACGGCGGCTCCACGGGAACCGACGATCCCTCCCACTACTCCTGGGAGAACCTCGCCGACGACCTCCTGGCGGTGCTGGATGCCGTCGCTCCCGGCGAAGCGGTCCACGGTGTCGGTCCGTCGATGGGGACGGGCACGATGCTGCACGCGGCCCTCAAGGATCCGGTGCGGTTTGCGAGCCTGACGCTGATGGTTCCACCGACGGCGTGGGGCACGAGGCGCGCGCAGGCGGAGGCCTACCGCACGAACGCGGAACTCATCGAACGGCACGGTGTCGAGGCGTTCGTGAAGCTTGGCTCGACCACGCCCGTCCCGCCCGCCCTGGCCGAGGCCCCCGAGTCGCTCCCCGCCGTGGCTGAGTCGCTCTTGCCGACGGTGCTGCGCGGTGCCGCGACGGCAGATCTGCCCCCGAAGGACGATCTGGCACGGATCGACGCGCCGACACTCATCCTGGCCTGGACCGGCGATCCCACGCATCCCCTGCGCACCGCGACGCGCCTCAACGAGCTCCTGCCGAACAGTCGGCTCGTCGTCGCACGCACGCCGTACGGGGTCATGGCCTGGCCGGGGCTGTTCGCCGAGCACGTCATCACCGCGGGCGTGGAACTCACCCCAACCGGGTCGATCCCCGTCGTCTCCGAATCGAGGGCCTCGTGA
- a CDS encoding peptide synthetase — protein sequence MTREVLREVLDDGCRPFATPSHRLCLIEPGGGADPTIVIASDHAHVDMWSLLVLARDLAEVIDDAREDRAPGAALPAARAFADHSAELASRPPAPEDITTRWAEILDAEGGQMPLFPLTLGDVAAARSEIVDVRDVFDGGEFEAFCERAAAAGVRAIALAVSVMTRVSLAMGDQPLRAVFPVHSRHDPQWHDAVGWFITNAVIESSDPAPAACARAVKEAIGLGSHPLGPILAPYGGMPATPGMFAVSWLDTGRLPIAPGRLRDIQYVSAVVRTDGVMIWFIANDAGLHLRCRYPDTPEARRNVGAWLDAVYGGLRDTIGA from the coding sequence TTGACGCGCGAAGTGCTGCGCGAGGTGCTCGATGACGGATGCCGCCCGTTCGCCACCCCATCTCATCGGCTGTGCCTGATCGAACCGGGCGGCGGTGCCGACCCGACGATCGTGATCGCCTCCGACCACGCCCACGTCGACATGTGGTCCCTTCTGGTGCTCGCTCGGGACCTCGCCGAGGTCATCGACGACGCGCGCGAGGACCGCGCACCGGGCGCGGCGCTGCCTGCGGCACGGGCGTTCGCCGACCACTCCGCCGAGCTTGCCTCCCGCCCCCCGGCGCCGGAAGACATCACGACCCGGTGGGCCGAGATCCTGGATGCCGAAGGCGGCCAGATGCCGCTGTTCCCCCTGACCCTGGGCGATGTCGCCGCAGCGCGATCCGAGATCGTCGATGTTCGCGATGTGTTCGACGGCGGCGAGTTCGAGGCCTTCTGCGAGCGCGCCGCCGCTGCCGGGGTTCGAGCGATCGCGCTGGCCGTGTCGGTCATGACCCGCGTGAGCCTGGCGATGGGGGACCAGCCGCTGCGCGCCGTGTTTCCCGTGCACAGCCGGCACGACCCGCAGTGGCACGACGCCGTCGGCTGGTTCATCACGAACGCGGTCATCGAGTCCTCCGACCCGGCGCCGGCGGCGTGCGCTCGCGCCGTCAAGGAAGCGATCGGCCTGGGTTCGCACCCGTTGGGCCCGATCCTCGCTCCGTACGGCGGGATGCCGGCCACCCCCGGAATGTTCGCTGTCTCGTGGCTTGACACCGGCAGGCTCCCGATCGCCCCCGGGCGGCTGCGCGACATCCAGTACGTCTCTGCGGTCGTCCGTACCGACGGCGTCATGATCTGGTTCATCGCGAACGACGCGGGCCTGCACCTGCGCTGCCGGTACCCCGACACCCCGGAAGCCCGCCGAAACGTCGGCGCCTGGCTCGATGCCGTGTACGGCGGCCTACGCGACACGATCGGGGCGTGA
- the purU gene encoding formyltetrahydrofolate deformylase yields MPAAQLPVDHACLIVHGTDSPGIVAAVSALITRQGANIVQFDQYSDNPAGGAYFQRVVFHRPGLREAMPAIEVDLDRTLGTGFDLDWSITDQSTPKRMAILASKQDHCLLDLLWRHRRGELPVEIPVVISNHTDAEADVAGFGIPFVHVPSVPGPDKSASEARILEVLADADVDVVVLARYMQILSADFLERVRVPVINIHHSFLPAFIGAQPYRQAKTRGVKLIGATSHYVTTDLDEGPIIEQDIVRVTHADTAFDLERRGADVERAVLSRAVLWHAQDRVIRHGNHTIVF; encoded by the coding sequence ATGCCTGCCGCACAGCTGCCCGTCGATCACGCCTGCCTCATCGTTCACGGCACGGACTCGCCGGGCATCGTCGCGGCGGTGTCAGCTCTCATCACCCGGCAGGGTGCGAACATCGTGCAGTTCGATCAGTACTCCGACAATCCTGCGGGCGGCGCCTACTTTCAGCGGGTCGTGTTCCATCGGCCCGGTCTGCGCGAGGCCATGCCTGCGATCGAGGTCGACCTCGATCGGACTCTCGGTACCGGCTTCGACCTCGACTGGTCGATCACCGACCAGTCGACTCCCAAGCGGATGGCGATCCTCGCCTCCAAGCAGGACCACTGCCTCCTCGATCTGCTGTGGCGTCACCGCCGTGGTGAGCTACCCGTCGAGATCCCGGTCGTCATCTCCAATCACACGGATGCCGAAGCTGACGTCGCCGGCTTCGGCATCCCGTTCGTACACGTCCCTTCGGTCCCGGGGCCCGACAAGAGCGCGAGCGAAGCACGCATCCTCGAGGTTCTGGCGGACGCGGATGTCGACGTCGTCGTGCTCGCCCGCTACATGCAGATCCTCAGCGCCGACTTCCTGGAGCGCGTGCGGGTTCCGGTGATCAACATCCACCACTCGTTCCTTCCCGCCTTCATCGGCGCCCAGCCGTACCGCCAGGCCAAGACGCGAGGCGTGAAGCTCATCGGGGCCACCTCGCACTACGTGACGACCGACCTCGACGAGGGACCGATCATCGAGCAGGACATCGTGCGAGTCACGCACGCCGACACCGCGTTCGACCTCGAGCGACGCGGCGCGGATGTCGAACGCGCCGTGCTCTCACGCGCCGTGCTCTGGCACGCGCAAGACCGCGTCATCCGTCACGGAAACCACACGATCGTCTTCTGA
- a CDS encoding NADP-dependent succinic semialdehyde dehydrogenase — protein sequence MAIAVTNPATGEVVETFDPHDEVEVERRIAAAQSAFVALRNTTFAQRAAWMRRAAELLEADAEELARTITVEMGRPLAQSRAEVLKCARGCRFYADNAEDFLASETLADPSSVKASAAGTRYAPLGVVLAVMPWNYPLWQVMRFASPALMAGNTGLLKHASNVPRSALYLDTLFERAGFPVGAFHSLLIPASGVERVMRDPRVVAATLTGSEPAGRSLASIAGSEVKHVVLELGGSDPFLVMPTADLDAAASVAVTARNQNNGQSCIAAKRFIVHTDVYDEFVSRFVEKTAALRVGDPLDEGTDVGPVATESGRDELAELVDDAIERGAEVLTGGSVPDRAGWFYPPTILACITRDMRLFQEEAFGPVATVYRVESREEAAEIANATTFGLSSSLWSTDDDEIDWFIDRLDAGAVFVNGMTVSHPELPFGGIKNSGVGRELAAAGIREFMNLKTVWRA from the coding sequence ATGGCCATTGCAGTGACAAATCCTGCGACCGGCGAGGTCGTCGAGACCTTCGACCCTCACGACGAGGTGGAGGTCGAGCGGCGCATCGCCGCCGCACAGTCGGCGTTCGTCGCCCTTCGCAACACGACGTTCGCACAGCGCGCAGCGTGGATGCGCCGGGCTGCTGAGCTTCTTGAGGCCGATGCCGAGGAGCTGGCGCGCACGATCACGGTCGAGATGGGACGCCCCCTCGCACAGTCGCGGGCGGAGGTTCTCAAGTGCGCCCGCGGATGCCGGTTCTACGCCGACAACGCCGAGGACTTCCTCGCCTCCGAAACTCTCGCCGACCCGTCCTCGGTGAAGGCCTCGGCGGCGGGCACACGGTATGCGCCTCTCGGTGTCGTGCTGGCGGTCATGCCGTGGAACTACCCGCTGTGGCAGGTGATGCGCTTCGCTTCTCCGGCGCTCATGGCCGGCAACACCGGCCTGCTCAAGCACGCCTCGAACGTTCCGCGCTCCGCCCTCTACCTCGACACGCTGTTCGAGCGCGCGGGATTCCCCGTCGGAGCGTTCCACTCCCTGCTCATCCCGGCGTCCGGCGTGGAGCGGGTCATGCGCGACCCGCGGGTCGTCGCGGCAACGCTCACCGGCTCCGAGCCCGCCGGCCGCTCACTGGCCTCGATCGCCGGCAGCGAGGTCAAGCACGTCGTCCTCGAGCTCGGGGGGTCAGACCCGTTCCTGGTCATGCCGACGGCAGACCTGGATGCCGCAGCATCGGTGGCGGTGACGGCACGCAATCAAAACAACGGTCAGTCCTGCATCGCCGCCAAGCGGTTCATCGTGCACACCGATGTCTACGACGAGTTCGTGTCGCGGTTCGTCGAGAAGACCGCGGCGCTGCGTGTCGGCGATCCTCTCGACGAGGGGACCGACGTCGGCCCGGTTGCCACGGAGAGCGGGCGGGACGAACTCGCTGAGCTCGTCGACGATGCGATCGAGCGCGGCGCGGAGGTCTTGACCGGGGGCTCGGTTCCGGACCGCGCGGGCTGGTTCTACCCGCCGACGATCCTTGCCTGCATCACGCGGGACATGCGCCTATTCCAGGAGGAGGCCTTCGGCCCCGTGGCGACGGTGTACCGCGTGGAGTCTCGCGAGGAGGCGGCCGAGATCGCGAACGCGACAACCTTCGGACTCTCGTCCTCCCTGTGGAGCACCGACGACGACGAGATCGACTGGTTCATCGACCGCCTCGACGCCGGCGCCGTGTTCGTCAACGGCATGACAGTCTCGCACCCGGAGCTGCCGTTCGGCGGCATCAAGAACTCCGGCGTCGGGCGAGAGCTTGCTGCCGCCGGCATCCGCGAGTTCATGAACCTGAAGACGGTCTGGCGCGCCTGA
- a CDS encoding NADP-dependent oxidoreductase, which yields MSRAAMYNEAGGPEVLFVSEVEEPSPGAGKVLVAVEAAGLNPYDAKARSGVIPADAPFPRRIGGDFAGSVIAVGEGASYTDGAPVSVGDAVMGRAAGAVAEQVIARAAEIAQRPEALAVEVAGGLHVAGLTAVSCLATVPVGEGDVVLVGGASGAVGLVASQLAIARGARVIGSASAANHDFLRSLGVEPVEYGEGLADRVRELGAVTAVMDCHGRDALDAGIDLGVPVDRMVAIAAYAALDELGVHNVERDARTPENLRALAEDIAAGRIVFPVVATYPLDAVVEAFQALESSHEPGKIVILP from the coding sequence ATGAGCCGTGCAGCGATGTACAACGAGGCCGGAGGGCCCGAAGTCCTGTTCGTCAGCGAGGTCGAGGAGCCCTCGCCCGGCGCGGGAAAGGTGCTGGTCGCCGTCGAGGCCGCGGGACTGAACCCCTACGACGCGAAGGCTCGGAGCGGTGTCATCCCCGCCGATGCACCCTTCCCTCGACGTATCGGCGGCGACTTCGCCGGCTCTGTCATCGCCGTCGGAGAGGGCGCCTCCTACACTGACGGCGCGCCCGTCTCTGTCGGGGACGCCGTCATGGGCCGCGCCGCCGGGGCTGTCGCCGAGCAGGTCATCGCGCGTGCTGCCGAGATCGCCCAACGGCCCGAGGCGCTCGCGGTCGAGGTGGCCGGCGGCCTGCACGTCGCCGGACTCACCGCGGTCTCATGTCTCGCGACCGTTCCGGTCGGCGAGGGCGATGTCGTGCTGGTCGGCGGCGCCAGCGGAGCTGTCGGGCTCGTGGCGTCGCAGCTCGCGATCGCGCGCGGAGCGCGAGTGATCGGGTCCGCATCCGCCGCCAACCACGACTTCCTGCGCTCACTCGGCGTCGAGCCCGTCGAATACGGTGAGGGTCTCGCCGACCGGGTGCGGGAACTCGGCGCGGTCACCGCCGTCATGGACTGTCACGGCCGCGATGCGCTCGATGCCGGAATCGACCTCGGCGTGCCGGTCGACCGGATGGTGGCGATCGCCGCCTACGCAGCGCTCGATGAACTCGGCGTGCACAACGTCGAGCGCGACGCCCGCACTCCCGAGAACCTGCGTGCCCTCGCCGAAGACATCGCCGCCGGCAGGATCGTCTTCCCCGTCGTGGCGACCTACCCGCTCGACGCGGTGGTCGAAGCGTTCCAGGCGCTCGAGTCCTCACACGAGCCGGGCAAGATCGTCATCCTCCCCTAA
- a CDS encoding IclR family transcriptional regulator, with protein MANSPTGDSMTERIVRVLETFTSERTVQSASEIGRRSGLPSSSAHRIVDDLIAAGLLDRDEDAQVRLGMRLWELALRGSSALRLRTAALPHMETVQAAIREHTQLAVREKDEALFIERLSHPDAGANITRIAGRLPLHASSSGLVLLAFAPAGVRSSVLTSPLRAVSPETVTDARALERVIAGIKRDGVAIAPGSIQSVSTGVAVPLRYEGEVVAALSVVLPRGADPEPAVAALRDAAAATERDLRRQRL; from the coding sequence ATGGCGAACTCGCCGACGGGTGACTCAATGACCGAGCGGATCGTGCGCGTTTTGGAGACCTTCACCTCCGAACGCACGGTGCAGTCGGCATCCGAGATCGGGCGACGATCGGGGCTGCCCTCCTCCAGTGCCCACCGGATCGTCGACGACCTCATCGCGGCGGGGCTACTCGATCGCGACGAGGACGCGCAGGTGCGCCTCGGCATGCGGCTGTGGGAGCTCGCGCTGCGCGGGTCCTCGGCGCTGCGGCTGCGCACCGCGGCGCTCCCACACATGGAGACCGTTCAGGCGGCGATCCGCGAGCACACCCAGCTCGCGGTCCGCGAGAAGGACGAGGCCCTGTTCATCGAACGTCTCTCGCACCCGGATGCCGGGGCCAACATCACCCGCATCGCCGGCCGCCTCCCGCTGCACGCGTCATCATCGGGGCTCGTTCTTCTTGCCTTTGCGCCCGCCGGTGTGCGGTCCAGCGTCCTCACCAGCCCACTGCGCGCCGTGTCTCCTGAGACCGTGACCGATGCTCGGGCACTCGAACGGGTGATCGCGGGGATCAAACGCGACGGTGTGGCGATCGCTCCAGGCTCCATCCAGTCCGTCTCGACGGGCGTGGCAGTTCCTCTGCGCTATGAGGGAGAGGTCGTCGCCGCCCTCTCGGTCGTGCTTCCGCGCGGCGCCGACCCGGAACCAGCCGTCGCGGCGCTTCGAGATGCTGCCGCCGCGACGGAGCGCGATCTGCGACGCCAGCGCCTCTGA